A genome region from Glycine max cultivar Williams 82 chromosome 5, Glycine_max_v4.0, whole genome shotgun sequence includes the following:
- the STV2A gene encoding sialyltransferase-like protein isoform X1, giving the protein MRVLQLGLFLALASGFAAISIYITGLSDPFVYPSYHLTDEDTQALLSLHDTFQKCVTANGLGLKATRGTDYCQTTISFPSDTIPKWRDPKTGELEALSFDFNLCEAVATWEQVRNSTTILTKEFIDSLPNGWEEYAWRRINKGIQLNHCENKTLCMEKLSLVLPETPPYFPSQFRRCAVIGNSGDLLKTKFGNEIDGYEVVIRENGAPTQNYTDYVGRKSTFRLLNRGSAKALDKVVELDEQRKEVLIIKTTVHDIMNKMIRVYFLVKGNHLLSPLLCILMSHILCSTCKANNFCLMQEVPIKNPVYLMLGASFGSAAKGTGLKALEFALSMCDSVDMYGFTVDPGYKEWTRYFSESRQGHTPLHGRAYYQMMECLGLIKIHSPMRADLNRVVKWVPSHHIIRAARIASEKLLRRVGAGSEDPLAACSIIKKQVKRNLNAVSKLRKAALDHLRYVKRTTMYPLEHSPGHGSLCTVPTD; this is encoded by the exons ATGAGGGTTCTGCAACTTGGATTGTTTCTTGCTCTGGCATCTGGATTCGCAGCCATTTCCATTTACATCACCGGCCTCTCAGATCCTTTTGTAT ATCCCAGTTATCACCTCACAGATGAAGACACCCAAGCATTGCTTTCGCTGCACGACACTTTCCAGAAGTGTGTG ACTGCAAATGGACTTGGCCTAAAAGCAACCAGGGGCACAGATTATTGCCAAACCACAATAAGTTTCCCCAGTGACACCATCCCCAAATGG AGAGATCCCAAAACCGGTGAACTTGAAGCCCTGTCTTTTGATTTTAATCTATGTGAAGCTGTGGCTACATGGGAACAG GTGCGGAACAGTACCACTATACTCACCAAGGAATTCATTGATTCTTTACCAAATGGATGGGAGGAATATGCATGGCGTAGGATCAATAAAGGAATACAGCT CAACCACTGTGAGAACAAGACCTTGTGCATGGAGAAACTTTCACTGGTTCTCCCTGAAACACCGCCATACTTCCCAAGTCAGTTTAGGCGCTGTGCTGTTATTGGTAACTCAGGAGATctcttgaaaacaaaatttggaAATGAGATAGATGGTTATGAAGTTGTCATTAGAGAAAATGGTGCTCCAACACAG AACTACACCGATTACGTGGGTAGGAAAAGCACATTTCGGCTTCTAAACCGAGGATCCGCCAAAGCACTGGATAAAGTTGTAGAGTTAGATG AACAAAGAAAAGAAGTCTTGATAATAAAAACAACAGTTCATGACATCATGAATAAAATGATTCGGGTATATTTCCTTGTCAAGGGAAACCACCTTCTAAGCCCCTTACTTTGTATTTTAATGTCACACATTCTATGCAGCACTTGTAAAGCAAATAATTTTTGTCTTATGCAGGAGGTTCCTATAAAAAATCCTGTGTACCTCATGCTAGGTGCATCCTTTGGGTCAGCAGCAAAAGGAACTGGACTTAAAGCTCTTGAATTTGCTCTCTCTATGTGTGATTCAGTGGATATGTATGGTTTCACTGTAGATCCTGGTTATAAAGAATG GACTAGATATTTCTCTGAATCCCGTCAAGGCCATACCCCGTTGCATGGTAGAGCTTATTACCAGATGATGGAGTGCTTGGGG CTTATCAAAATTCATTCTCCCATGCGAGCTGATCTAAATCGTGTTGTAAAATGGGTTCCAAGCCACCATATTATAAGGGCTGCTAGAATTGCATCAGAGAAATTACTGAG GAGAGTTGGAGCAGGATCTGAAGATCCACTGGCCGCATGTTCCATAATTA